The following coding sequences are from one Musa acuminata AAA Group cultivar baxijiao chromosome BXJ1-6, Cavendish_Baxijiao_AAA, whole genome shotgun sequence window:
- the LOC135675510 gene encoding uncharacterized protein LOC135675510 isoform X1, with protein MAINRNEIRVYIEKIMVFCVRTSYRCARDHPFVFALVFFLLVLYRFFPSLFAFLVSSSPVIVCTTVLLGLLLSYGEPNIPEIEIEDTRTREVSSVEIRSSVSHLCLKKDENLTVENHVENRTYYDEIVPRETIPCEEKSSADVRIYQALEQYEGTERIDTIVGDSASGLQAKKDRYDEEVIQEEETLCQGVSENRDIFVGKTTIDVAEVSKDIRSFDTKEIQQTEDLKLETGEPKLDHHLDSSLGLSWQSIDDHHSSSDTESDRAESSSPDASITDIIPMLDELHPLLDSEHPQHVSIPKSDAASEGSSLDDEPDDNSIDEEAEIHDEEEDDEAQEKDDGTEAAVKWTEDDQKNFMDLGSSELERNQRLESLIAKQKEKKNLSFVMDRNLIDLDVNASFPGMEKLSRFHVQVPPISAPRRNPFDVPYDSEETFDLPPMPGSAPSSLLPRRNPFDLFYDQQEQNSSLTDETWGHQDFVSAPQHEMLVRRNETFSLRRKEFKQERGHSRLKPYFVAEKLDSEEGSSTFQRQYSDRNESKVSSIPESDTDFSVTDQEYNRELKEQVFDQETEFLCPGKHDADAVEHESHTSEETESVDIEQEKTEHVTDDREIGVDTNLTAQENEKVSAAGEAFAALEEDVKEEIHLDVLNLNSKQLELTEQKYAGPNSSNSSWEDEKCFKTTLSGQPHKLEQTKNFSTFAFAEFDHSKGADTVSAFAETMYDSSALAAGESFYKLSTFDTRPDANQGVNDDSSVTFDMQKEDSEVASFPRAFDGNAASGIGDLVSVNAINDVGPFISSQSLTSIEENETRSSVITEITKYNDVEVELSTAQEDSSLPISYMIQEPTEAASDDHLAQSREVPINVDVSHSIEREEVIKSTPCSSDILILSDDPLSCEFQIVLPSIEKYSLPSDDIGVEKSRVKTLDFPSFFEENQDDIEHKEENSGFTNHYQVVGLTELQINEDLKVLESDTEQEAYFSQKPEQETGQTDDNFTPFHKSKDITSEFSAAVTIHDGSLAGLQLIELTESTDSIVSEMTSEVKVQSSTDLSRSRDGIKSATLTKHEAGSLKMINSSDEESDEVHPVVLEADEIDENLPTELDELGDFHTEELTNHQGSEMMFQTEGHSEDTSSGTASSFVDDYTQLQVSEGRSILHADRSVNQSSEANFDKCQGVSSLVNQPGVMELEIHSSFASSIDPEQTVYNPKIHVLEASPVHEVGSTSNQLLEIDTAQRNMKQTVMESELLVVEARSVEDIHLAFKQISEVCPQKPVFHEAGSQNLQVTEHLDAKQRQSDMHVIEAKSIEDIDLAFSELSHNTSKKTQEISEESHHKPIHQEVGSPNFEGTEHLDAKKIQSDLHVVEAKSIDDIGLAFTELSHSTRKKAQEISEVNLHKPIYQEVGSQNFKGAEHLDAKHIQSDLHVIEAKSIEDIGLAFSELSHNTSKKAQEINEESLHKPVYQEVGSPNFRSSEHIDAKQMQSDLHVIEAKSIEDISSAFVELSHNTSNKAPTVMETVDGSVEVNASRRQLETQVVEVQSADEIKEAVTTESSSNMEQLGEKSKVEIVGDVSASKALTISRTQKKHKHRQTVSSSSSSSSDSDFHESEK; from the exons ATGGCAATCAACAGAAATGAAATCAGAGTATATATTGAAAAAATAATGGTATTTTGTGTCAGAACTAGCTACAGATGTGCTCGTGATCATCCTTTTGTTTTTGCTCTGGTGTTTTTCTTGCTTGTACTGTACAGATTTTTTCCTTCTCTGTTTGCCTTTCTGGTCTCTTCTTCTCCTGTTATTGTGTGCACGACTGTTCTTCTTGGACTCCTCCTGAGCTATGGAGAACCAAATATTCCTGAAATTGAGATAGAGGATACAAGGACTCGGGAAGTTTCTTCTGTGGAAATTAGGAGCTCTGTTAGTCATCTGTGTCTCAAGAAAGATGAGAACTTAACAGTTGAGAACCATGTAGAAAACAGAACTTATTATGACGAAATTGTGCCCAGAGAGACGATTCCTTGTGAAGAAAAGTCTAGTGCAGATGTGCGTATCTATCAGGCATTAGAACAATATGAAGGAACTGAGAGGATTGATACTATCGTGGGTGACAGTGCATCAGGTTTGCAAGCGAAGAAAGACAGGTATGATGAGGAAGTGATTCAAGAAGAAGAAACTCTATGTCAAGGGGTTTCCGAGAACAGAGATATTTTTGTTGGGAAGACAACCATAGATGTGGCAGAAGTGAGTAAAGATATCAGATCTTTTGATACTAAGGAAATACAACAAACTGAGGACCTTAAGTTGGAGACTGGTGAACCCAAATTGGACCACCATCTTGACTCTTCTCTAGGATTGAGTTGGCAGTCCATTGATGATCACCATTCTTCTTCAGACACTGAATCGGATAGAGCAGAGAGTTCTTCTCCTGATGCTTCTATTACTGACATCATTCCAATGCTTGATGaacttcaccctcttctagattCTGAACATCCTCAGCATGTTTCTATTCCCAAGTCAGATGCAGCCTCTGAAGGGTCGTCGCTTGATGATGAACCGGATGACAATAGTATCGATGAAGAAGCTGAAATTCAtgatgaggaagaagatgatgaagcACAAGAGAAAGATGATGGGACTGAAGCTGCAGTTAAATGGACAGAAGATGATCAGAAAAACTTCATGGATCTTGGATCTTCTGAATTAGAAAGGAATCAGAGATTAGAAAGCTTAATTgcaaagcaaaaagaaaagaagaatctgTCGTTTGTGATGGACAGAAATCTTATTGACTTGGATGTTAATGCCTCTTTTCCTGGTATGGAGAAACTATCACGCTTTCATGTCCAAGTTCCACCCATTTCGGCACCAAGGAGGAATCCTTTCGATGTTCCGTATGATTCAGAGGAAACATTTGATTTACCACCAATGCCAGGCTCTGCTCCCTCTTCTCTGCTACCCAGAAGAAATCcttttgatcttttctatgatcagCAGGAACAAAACAGCAGCCTTACAGATGAGACTTGGGGTCACCAGGATTTTGTGTCAGCTCCACAGCATGAGATGTTAGTTAGAAGAAATGAGACCTTTAGCTTAAGAAGAAAGGAATTTAAACAAGAGAGAGGTCATTCGAGATTGAAGCCCTACTTCGTTGCAGAGAAATTGGATTCAGAAGAGGGAAGTTCTACATTCCAGAGACAATATAGTGACAGAAATGAGTCGAAAGTGAGTTCTATTCCAGAATCTGACACAGATTTTTCAGTTACTGATCAGGAATATAACAGAGAGCTGAAAGAACAGGTATTCGATCAGGAAACAGAATTTTTGTGTCCTGGTAAACATGATGCTGATGCTGTGGAACATGAAAGTCACACATCTGAAGAAACAGAATCAGTTGATATTGAACAAGAGAAGACTGAGCATGTAACTGATGATCGTGAGATTGGTGTGGATACTAACCTCACTGCACAAGAAAATGAAAAGGTCAGTGCGGCTGGTGAAGCTTTTGCAGCTTTGGAAGAAGATGTTAAAGAAGAAATACACTTAGATGTACTCAATTTGAATTCTAAGCAATTGGAACTGACTGAACAGAAGTATGCTGGGCCAAATTCCTCAAATTCATCATGGGAAGATGAGAAATGTTTTAAAACAACCTTATCTGGACAGCCACATAAATTGGAACAAACGAAGAATTTCAGTACATTTGCTTTTGCAGAATTTGATCATTCAAAAGGTGCCGATACAGTTTCTGCTTTTGCAGAAACCATGTATGATTCTAGCGCACTAGCAGCTGGAGAATCTTTCTATAAACTATCAACATTTGATACTCGACCTGATGCAA ATCAAGGTGTTAATGATGATTCTTCAGTGACGTTTGACATGCAGAAGgaagattcggaagttgcttcttTTCCAAGGGCATTTGATGGAAATGCTGCCTCAGGAATTGGAGATCTGGTATCGGTTAATGCAATAAATGATGTTGGGCCATTTATATCATCCCAGAGTTTAACTTCCATagaagaaaatgaaacaagatCAAGTGTGATCACCGAAATTACCAAATATAACGATGTCGAAGTTGAACTGTCAACTGCTCAAGAAGATTCCAGCCTTCCAATTTCATACATGATACAAGAGCCCACAGAAGCTGCCAGTGATGATCACCTGGCTCAATCAAGAGAAGTTCCAATTAATGTGGATGTGAGTCACAGCATAGAAAGAGAGGAGGTGATCAAATCTACACCTTGTTCTTCTGATATCTTAATCTTATCTGATGACCCACTTTCATGTGAATTTCAGATAGTATTGCCATCCATAGAGAAGTACAGCTTGCCTTCTGATGATATTGGTGTTGAAAAGTCACGAGTCAAAACTTTGGATTTTCCTTCATTTTTTGAGGAGAATCAAGATgatattgaacataaagaagagaaTTCAGGCTTCACAAATCATTATCAAGTTGTTGGTTTAACTGAGTTACAGATAAATGAAGATCTCAAGGTTCTTGAATCTGATACTGAACAGGAGGCTTATTTCTCACAGAAACCTGAACAGGAAACTGGTCAAACCGATGataatttcactccttttcaCAAGTCCAAAGATATCACTTCTGAGTTCTCTGCTGCTGTTACTATTCATGATGGTAGTTTGGCTGGCTTACAGTTGATTGAATTGACAGAAAGCACAGACTCGATTGTTTCAGAGATGACGTCTGAAGTCAAGGTCCAGTCCAGCACTGATCTGTCTAGATCAAGAGATGGCATCAAGAGTGCAACCCTAACCAAACATGAAGCTGGTTCTCTGAAGATGATAAACAGTTCTGATGAGGAATCTGATGAGGTTCATCCTGTGGTTCTAGAGGCTGATGAAATAGATGAGAATTTGCCCACAGAGTTGGATGAACTTGGGGATTTTCATACAGAAGAACTGACTAATCATCAAGGATCAGAAATGATGTTTCAAACTGAAGGCCATTCTGAAGATACTAGTTCTGGTACCGCAAGTTCTTTTGTTGATGACTACACTCAGCTGCAAGTTTCTGAAGGCAGATCCATTCTGCATGCTGATAGGTCAGTCAACCAATCCTCTGAAGCCAATTTTGATAAGTGTCAGGGGGTGAGTTCATTGGTCAATCAACCTGGAGTAATGGAATTAGAAATTCACTCTTCATTTGCTTCCAGTATTGACCCTGAGCAGACTGTTTACAATCCTAAGATTCATGTTCTTGAGGCAAGCCCAGTTCATGAGGTTGGTTCAACATCTAATCAGCTACTTGAAATAGATACTGCTCAACGAAATATGAAGCAAACTGTGATGGAGTCAGAGCTTCTAGTAGTTGAAGCACGATCTGTTGAAGATATTCATTTAGCTTTCAAACAAATTAGTGAAGTATGTCCTCAAAAACCTGTATTTCATGAAGCTGGATCTCAAAATTTACAGGTTACTGAGCATCTAGATGCAAAGCAAAGACAATCAGATATGCATGTTATTGAAGCAAAATCTATTGAAGACATAGACTTGGCTTTTAGCGAGCTTTCACATAACACCAGCAAGAAAACCCAAGAAATTAGTGAAGAAAGTCATCACAAACCTATACATCAAGAAGTTGGATCTCCAAATTTCGAGGGTACAGAGCATCTGGATGCAAAGAAAATACAATCAGATCTGCATGTTGTTGAAGCAAAATCTATTGATGACATAGGCTTGGCTTTTACTGAGCTTTCGCACAGCACCAGAAAGAAAGCCCAAGAAATCAGTGAAGTCAATCTTCACAAACCTATATATCAAGAAGTTGGATCTCAAAATTTCAAGGGTGCTGAGCATCTGGATGCGAAGCATATACAATCAGATCTGCATGTTATTGAAGCAAAATCTATTGAAGACATAGGCTTGGCTTTTAGTGAGCTCTCACATAACACCAGCAAGAAAGCCCAAGAAATTAACGAAGAAAGTCTTCACAAACCTGTATATCAAGAAGTTGGATCTCCAAATTTCAGGAGTAGTGAACATATAGATGCAAAGCAAATGCAATCAGATCTGCATGTTATTGAAGCAAAATCTATTGAAGACATAAGTTCGGCTTTTGTTGAGCTTTCACATAACACCAGCAACAAAGCCCCAACAGTGATGGAAACAGTAGATGGATCTGTAGAAGTCAATGCAAGCAGAAGACAACTGGAAACTCAGGTAGTTGAGGTGCAATCTGCTGATGAGATTAAGGAAGCTGTAACAACAGAAAGTAGCTCAAACATGGAACAATTAGGTGAAAAATCAAAAGTCGAAATAGTGGGTGATGTATCTGCCTCCAAAGCATTAACCATAAGTAGGACACAAAAGAAACACAAGCATAGGCAGACTGTTTCAAGCTCAAGCTCTAGCTCAAGTGATTCAGACTTTCATGAAAGTGAAAAATAA
- the LOC135675510 gene encoding uncharacterized protein LOC135675510 isoform X2, which produces MAINRNEIRVYIEKIMVFCVRTSYRCARDHPFVFALVFFLLVLYRFFPSLFAFLVSSSPVIVCTTVLLGLLLSYGEPNIPEIEIEDTRTREVSSVEIRSSVSHLCLKKDENLTVENHVENRTYYDEIVPRETIPCEEKSSADVRIYQALEQYEGTERIDTIVGDSASGLQAKKDRYDEEVIQEEETLCQGVSENRDIFVGKTTIDVAEVSKDIRSFDTKEIQQTEDLKLETGEPKLDHHLDSSLGLSWQSIDDHHSSSDTESDRAESSSPDASITDIIPMLDELHPLLDSEHPQHVSIPKSDAASEGSSLDDEPDDNSIDEEAEIHDEEEDDEAQEKDDGTEAAVKWTEDDQKNFMDLGSSELERNQRLESLIAKQKEKKNLSFVMDRNLIDLDVNASFPGMEKLSRFHVQVPPISAPRRNPFDVPYDSEETFDLPPMPGSAPSSLLPRRNPFDLFYDQQEQNSSLTDETWGHQDFVSAPQHEMLVRRNETFSLRRKEFKQERGHSRLKPYFVAEKLDSEEGSSTFQRQYSDRNESKVSSIPESDTDFSVTDQEYNRELKEQVFDQETEFLCPGKHDADAVEHESHTSEETESVDIEQEKTEHVTDDREIGVDTNLTAQENEKVSAAGEAFAALEEDVKEEIHLDVLNLNSKQLELTEQKYAGPNSSNSSWEDEKCFKTTLSGQPHKLEQTKNFSTFAFAEFDHSKGADTVSAFAETMYDSSALAAGESFYKLSTFDTRPDANQGVNDDSSVTFDMQKEDSEVASFPRAFDGNAASGIGDLVSVNAINDVGPFISSQSLTSIEENETRSSVITEITKYNDVEVELSTAQEDSSLPISYMIQEPTEAASDDHLAQSREVPINVDVSHSIEREEIVLPSIEKYSLPSDDIGVEKSRVKTLDFPSFFEENQDDIEHKEENSGFTNHYQVVGLTELQINEDLKVLESDTEQEAYFSQKPEQETGQTDDNFTPFHKSKDITSEFSAAVTIHDGSLAGLQLIELTESTDSIVSEMTSEVKVQSSTDLSRSRDGIKSATLTKHEAGSLKMINSSDEESDEVHPVVLEADEIDENLPTELDELGDFHTEELTNHQGSEMMFQTEGHSEDTSSGTASSFVDDYTQLQVSEGRSILHADRSVNQSSEANFDKCQGVSSLVNQPGVMELEIHSSFASSIDPEQTVYNPKIHVLEASPVHEVGSTSNQLLEIDTAQRNMKQTVMESELLVVEARSVEDIHLAFKQISEVCPQKPVFHEAGSQNLQVTEHLDAKQRQSDMHVIEAKSIEDIDLAFSELSHNTSKKTQEISEESHHKPIHQEVGSPNFEGTEHLDAKKIQSDLHVVEAKSIDDIGLAFTELSHSTRKKAQEISEVNLHKPIYQEVGSQNFKGAEHLDAKHIQSDLHVIEAKSIEDIGLAFSELSHNTSKKAQEINEESLHKPVYQEVGSPNFRSSEHIDAKQMQSDLHVIEAKSIEDISSAFVELSHNTSNKAPTVMETVDGSVEVNASRRQLETQVVEVQSADEIKEAVTTESSSNMEQLGEKSKVEIVGDVSASKALTISRTQKKHKHRQTVSSSSSSSSDSDFHESEK; this is translated from the exons ATGGCAATCAACAGAAATGAAATCAGAGTATATATTGAAAAAATAATGGTATTTTGTGTCAGAACTAGCTACAGATGTGCTCGTGATCATCCTTTTGTTTTTGCTCTGGTGTTTTTCTTGCTTGTACTGTACAGATTTTTTCCTTCTCTGTTTGCCTTTCTGGTCTCTTCTTCTCCTGTTATTGTGTGCACGACTGTTCTTCTTGGACTCCTCCTGAGCTATGGAGAACCAAATATTCCTGAAATTGAGATAGAGGATACAAGGACTCGGGAAGTTTCTTCTGTGGAAATTAGGAGCTCTGTTAGTCATCTGTGTCTCAAGAAAGATGAGAACTTAACAGTTGAGAACCATGTAGAAAACAGAACTTATTATGACGAAATTGTGCCCAGAGAGACGATTCCTTGTGAAGAAAAGTCTAGTGCAGATGTGCGTATCTATCAGGCATTAGAACAATATGAAGGAACTGAGAGGATTGATACTATCGTGGGTGACAGTGCATCAGGTTTGCAAGCGAAGAAAGACAGGTATGATGAGGAAGTGATTCAAGAAGAAGAAACTCTATGTCAAGGGGTTTCCGAGAACAGAGATATTTTTGTTGGGAAGACAACCATAGATGTGGCAGAAGTGAGTAAAGATATCAGATCTTTTGATACTAAGGAAATACAACAAACTGAGGACCTTAAGTTGGAGACTGGTGAACCCAAATTGGACCACCATCTTGACTCTTCTCTAGGATTGAGTTGGCAGTCCATTGATGATCACCATTCTTCTTCAGACACTGAATCGGATAGAGCAGAGAGTTCTTCTCCTGATGCTTCTATTACTGACATCATTCCAATGCTTGATGaacttcaccctcttctagattCTGAACATCCTCAGCATGTTTCTATTCCCAAGTCAGATGCAGCCTCTGAAGGGTCGTCGCTTGATGATGAACCGGATGACAATAGTATCGATGAAGAAGCTGAAATTCAtgatgaggaagaagatgatgaagcACAAGAGAAAGATGATGGGACTGAAGCTGCAGTTAAATGGACAGAAGATGATCAGAAAAACTTCATGGATCTTGGATCTTCTGAATTAGAAAGGAATCAGAGATTAGAAAGCTTAATTgcaaagcaaaaagaaaagaagaatctgTCGTTTGTGATGGACAGAAATCTTATTGACTTGGATGTTAATGCCTCTTTTCCTGGTATGGAGAAACTATCACGCTTTCATGTCCAAGTTCCACCCATTTCGGCACCAAGGAGGAATCCTTTCGATGTTCCGTATGATTCAGAGGAAACATTTGATTTACCACCAATGCCAGGCTCTGCTCCCTCTTCTCTGCTACCCAGAAGAAATCcttttgatcttttctatgatcagCAGGAACAAAACAGCAGCCTTACAGATGAGACTTGGGGTCACCAGGATTTTGTGTCAGCTCCACAGCATGAGATGTTAGTTAGAAGAAATGAGACCTTTAGCTTAAGAAGAAAGGAATTTAAACAAGAGAGAGGTCATTCGAGATTGAAGCCCTACTTCGTTGCAGAGAAATTGGATTCAGAAGAGGGAAGTTCTACATTCCAGAGACAATATAGTGACAGAAATGAGTCGAAAGTGAGTTCTATTCCAGAATCTGACACAGATTTTTCAGTTACTGATCAGGAATATAACAGAGAGCTGAAAGAACAGGTATTCGATCAGGAAACAGAATTTTTGTGTCCTGGTAAACATGATGCTGATGCTGTGGAACATGAAAGTCACACATCTGAAGAAACAGAATCAGTTGATATTGAACAAGAGAAGACTGAGCATGTAACTGATGATCGTGAGATTGGTGTGGATACTAACCTCACTGCACAAGAAAATGAAAAGGTCAGTGCGGCTGGTGAAGCTTTTGCAGCTTTGGAAGAAGATGTTAAAGAAGAAATACACTTAGATGTACTCAATTTGAATTCTAAGCAATTGGAACTGACTGAACAGAAGTATGCTGGGCCAAATTCCTCAAATTCATCATGGGAAGATGAGAAATGTTTTAAAACAACCTTATCTGGACAGCCACATAAATTGGAACAAACGAAGAATTTCAGTACATTTGCTTTTGCAGAATTTGATCATTCAAAAGGTGCCGATACAGTTTCTGCTTTTGCAGAAACCATGTATGATTCTAGCGCACTAGCAGCTGGAGAATCTTTCTATAAACTATCAACATTTGATACTCGACCTGATGCAA ATCAAGGTGTTAATGATGATTCTTCAGTGACGTTTGACATGCAGAAGgaagattcggaagttgcttcttTTCCAAGGGCATTTGATGGAAATGCTGCCTCAGGAATTGGAGATCTGGTATCGGTTAATGCAATAAATGATGTTGGGCCATTTATATCATCCCAGAGTTTAACTTCCATagaagaaaatgaaacaagatCAAGTGTGATCACCGAAATTACCAAATATAACGATGTCGAAGTTGAACTGTCAACTGCTCAAGAAGATTCCAGCCTTCCAATTTCATACATGATACAAGAGCCCACAGAAGCTGCCAGTGATGATCACCTGGCTCAATCAAGAGAAGTTCCAATTAATGTGGATGTGAGTCACAGCATAGAAAGAGAGGAG ATAGTATTGCCATCCATAGAGAAGTACAGCTTGCCTTCTGATGATATTGGTGTTGAAAAGTCACGAGTCAAAACTTTGGATTTTCCTTCATTTTTTGAGGAGAATCAAGATgatattgaacataaagaagagaaTTCAGGCTTCACAAATCATTATCAAGTTGTTGGTTTAACTGAGTTACAGATAAATGAAGATCTCAAGGTTCTTGAATCTGATACTGAACAGGAGGCTTATTTCTCACAGAAACCTGAACAGGAAACTGGTCAAACCGATGataatttcactccttttcaCAAGTCCAAAGATATCACTTCTGAGTTCTCTGCTGCTGTTACTATTCATGATGGTAGTTTGGCTGGCTTACAGTTGATTGAATTGACAGAAAGCACAGACTCGATTGTTTCAGAGATGACGTCTGAAGTCAAGGTCCAGTCCAGCACTGATCTGTCTAGATCAAGAGATGGCATCAAGAGTGCAACCCTAACCAAACATGAAGCTGGTTCTCTGAAGATGATAAACAGTTCTGATGAGGAATCTGATGAGGTTCATCCTGTGGTTCTAGAGGCTGATGAAATAGATGAGAATTTGCCCACAGAGTTGGATGAACTTGGGGATTTTCATACAGAAGAACTGACTAATCATCAAGGATCAGAAATGATGTTTCAAACTGAAGGCCATTCTGAAGATACTAGTTCTGGTACCGCAAGTTCTTTTGTTGATGACTACACTCAGCTGCAAGTTTCTGAAGGCAGATCCATTCTGCATGCTGATAGGTCAGTCAACCAATCCTCTGAAGCCAATTTTGATAAGTGTCAGGGGGTGAGTTCATTGGTCAATCAACCTGGAGTAATGGAATTAGAAATTCACTCTTCATTTGCTTCCAGTATTGACCCTGAGCAGACTGTTTACAATCCTAAGATTCATGTTCTTGAGGCAAGCCCAGTTCATGAGGTTGGTTCAACATCTAATCAGCTACTTGAAATAGATACTGCTCAACGAAATATGAAGCAAACTGTGATGGAGTCAGAGCTTCTAGTAGTTGAAGCACGATCTGTTGAAGATATTCATTTAGCTTTCAAACAAATTAGTGAAGTATGTCCTCAAAAACCTGTATTTCATGAAGCTGGATCTCAAAATTTACAGGTTACTGAGCATCTAGATGCAAAGCAAAGACAATCAGATATGCATGTTATTGAAGCAAAATCTATTGAAGACATAGACTTGGCTTTTAGCGAGCTTTCACATAACACCAGCAAGAAAACCCAAGAAATTAGTGAAGAAAGTCATCACAAACCTATACATCAAGAAGTTGGATCTCCAAATTTCGAGGGTACAGAGCATCTGGATGCAAAGAAAATACAATCAGATCTGCATGTTGTTGAAGCAAAATCTATTGATGACATAGGCTTGGCTTTTACTGAGCTTTCGCACAGCACCAGAAAGAAAGCCCAAGAAATCAGTGAAGTCAATCTTCACAAACCTATATATCAAGAAGTTGGATCTCAAAATTTCAAGGGTGCTGAGCATCTGGATGCGAAGCATATACAATCAGATCTGCATGTTATTGAAGCAAAATCTATTGAAGACATAGGCTTGGCTTTTAGTGAGCTCTCACATAACACCAGCAAGAAAGCCCAAGAAATTAACGAAGAAAGTCTTCACAAACCTGTATATCAAGAAGTTGGATCTCCAAATTTCAGGAGTAGTGAACATATAGATGCAAAGCAAATGCAATCAGATCTGCATGTTATTGAAGCAAAATCTATTGAAGACATAAGTTCGGCTTTTGTTGAGCTTTCACATAACACCAGCAACAAAGCCCCAACAGTGATGGAAACAGTAGATGGATCTGTAGAAGTCAATGCAAGCAGAAGACAACTGGAAACTCAGGTAGTTGAGGTGCAATCTGCTGATGAGATTAAGGAAGCTGTAACAACAGAAAGTAGCTCAAACATGGAACAATTAGGTGAAAAATCAAAAGTCGAAATAGTGGGTGATGTATCTGCCTCCAAAGCATTAACCATAAGTAGGACACAAAAGAAACACAAGCATAGGCAGACTGTTTCAAGCTCAAGCTCTAGCTCAAGTGATTCAGACTTTCATGAAAGTGAAAAATAA